In Geminocystis sp. NIES-3709, a single genomic region encodes these proteins:
- a CDS encoding glycogen debranching protein, protein MTIWVNEQRDACGILQACIATKNKAMAEDCHKNWETELTTEQRQEGWQVILKTVDSWDEVPVNALKLN, encoded by the coding sequence ATGACTATTTGGGTAAATGAACAAAGAGATGCTTGTGGAATTCTACAGGCTTGTATTGCGACTAAAAATAAAGCTATGGCTGAAGATTGTCATAAAAATTGGGAAACTGAACTCACTACGGAGCAGAGACAAGAAGGATGGCAAGTAATTTTAAAAACAGTGGACTCTTGGGATGAAGTTCCTGTTAATGCCTTAAAATTAAATTGA
- the proA gene encoding glutamate-5-semialdehyde dehydrogenase, whose translation MSELQKLAQKTQIAARELGILSESARNEALNSIASALEKYQKYIITANEIDCREAEGVISSSLYARLKLGESKLKSAIAGVRDVAKLADPIGMVSLKRELDEGLVLQRVSCPLGVLGVIFEARPDALIQITSLAIKSGNGVILKGGKEALQTCSSLANIIQDALKQTQVNPNSIQLLTTREEITELLSLDQYVDLIIPRGSNEFVRYVQENTKIPVLGHADGICHLFIDSDADLHQAINITVDAKTQYPAACNAIETLLIHRSIADKFLPSIAQALKDKGVELRGDEATQKIIDCQSATVEDWKTEYSDLILAIKIVDDLNTAIDHINYYGSKHTDAIVTNNQQNAEIFMNQVDSAGVYHNCSTRFADGFRYGFGAEVGISTQKMPPRGPVGLEGLITYKYKLMGNGQIAATYSGENPKAFTHINLT comes from the coding sequence ATGTCTGAATTACAAAAATTAGCTCAAAAAACCCAAATCGCAGCACGAGAGTTAGGAATATTATCTGAGTCCGCCAGAAATGAGGCTCTGAACTCGATCGCTTCTGCCCTTGAAAAATATCAAAAATACATAATTACAGCTAATGAAATCGATTGTCGTGAGGCAGAGGGAGTAATATCTTCTTCTCTCTATGCTCGTTTGAAATTAGGTGAATCTAAATTAAAAAGTGCGATCGCAGGGGTACGAGATGTGGCTAAATTAGCTGACCCTATCGGTATGGTATCCTTAAAAAGAGAGTTAGATGAAGGTTTAGTTTTACAACGAGTTAGTTGCCCTTTAGGAGTTTTAGGGGTAATTTTTGAAGCGCGCCCCGATGCCCTTATACAAATCACCAGTTTAGCTATCAAGTCAGGAAATGGAGTGATTTTGAAAGGTGGCAAAGAAGCCTTACAAACTTGTAGTAGTCTAGCTAACATTATTCAAGATGCCTTAAAACAAACACAGGTTAACCCCAATTCGATACAGTTGTTAACCACTAGAGAAGAAATTACGGAATTACTATCATTGGATCAGTATGTGGATTTGATTATACCTCGTGGATCGAATGAATTTGTCCGTTATGTCCAGGAAAATACCAAAATTCCCGTTTTAGGCCATGCTGATGGCATTTGTCATCTGTTTATTGATTCTGATGCGGATTTACATCAAGCTATTAATATCACTGTTGACGCAAAAACTCAATATCCAGCCGCTTGTAATGCGATCGAGACTTTATTAATTCATCGTAGTATAGCAGATAAATTTTTACCCAGTATTGCCCAAGCCTTGAAGGATAAGGGTGTTGAGTTAAGAGGAGATGAAGCCACTCAAAAAATTATCGATTGTCAAAGTGCAACTGTTGAAGATTGGAAAACAGAATACAGTGATTTGATTTTAGCAATTAAAATTGTGGATGATTTGAACACTGCCATTGACCATATCAATTATTATGGCTCAAAACATACCGATGCGATCGTCACGAATAATCAACAAAATGCAGAAATCTTCATGAATCAAGTTGACTCGGCAGGAGTATATCATAATTGTTCTACCCGTTTCGCCGATGGTTTCCGTTATGGTTTTGGAGCAGAAGTAGGTATAAGTACTCAAAAAATGCCCCCAAGAGGGCCAGTCGGTTTAGAGGGTTTAATTACTTACAAATACAAATTAATGGGTAATGGACAAATAGCCGCAACCTATAGCGGAGAAAATCCAAAAGCCTTTACTCATATTAATCTTACTTAG
- a CDS encoding IS5 family transposase, with translation MKLERIKKLKPEKFKRRFGVKKETYNLLVEIVKKEQNNHKRGRKSKLTVSEQILVTLEYLREYRTYFHISEYWNISESTVCRTVHKIEKILLKSGYFSLGGKKELIKKENEIKAVLIDVTEIAIERPKKRQKIYYSGKKKEHTFKAQLVVNKDTLEIICYVNGRGREHDFKIFKNSRLPLSEKIKCLVDKGYQGIEKIHKLSEIPKKKTKKRKLTQEEKRKNRELNRQRIVIEHVNRKLKIFRILSEKYRNKRKRFGLRFNLIAGIYNYEIVKKDIAII, from the coding sequence ATGAAACTTGAGAGAATAAAAAAATTAAAGCCAGAAAAGTTTAAAAGGAGATTTGGAGTAAAAAAAGAAACCTATAATCTTTTAGTAGAAATAGTCAAAAAAGAACAAAACAATCACAAAAGAGGAAGGAAAAGCAAATTAACAGTGTCCGAGCAGATTTTAGTAACCTTGGAATATTTGAGAGAATATCGAACTTATTTTCACATATCAGAGTACTGGAATATCTCAGAATCAACGGTTTGTAGAACAGTTCATAAAATTGAAAAAATCTTGCTCAAATCAGGTTATTTTTCCCTAGGTGGTAAAAAAGAATTGATAAAAAAAGAGAATGAAATTAAGGCAGTATTAATAGATGTTACTGAAATAGCAATCGAAAGACCAAAAAAAAGACAAAAAATTTACTATAGTGGCAAAAAGAAGGAACATACATTTAAAGCACAATTAGTAGTTAATAAAGATACCTTGGAAATAATTTGTTATGTAAATGGACGAGGAAGAGAACATGATTTTAAAATTTTTAAAAACAGTAGATTACCATTAAGTGAAAAAATAAAGTGTTTAGTAGACAAAGGTTATCAAGGTATAGAAAAAATTCATAAATTAAGCGAAATACCAAAAAAGAAAACAAAAAAAAGAAAGTTAACCCAAGAAGAAAAAAGAAAAAATAGAGAGTTAAATCGACAAAGAATCGTAATTGAACATGTAAATAGAAAACTTAAAATATTTAGAATACTATCAGAAAAATATAGAAATAAAAGAAAAAGATTTGGGTTAAGATTCAACTTAATTGCGGGAATTTATAACTATGAAATAGTGAAAAAAGACATAGCTATTATTTAA
- a CDS encoding 6-carboxytetrahydropterin synthase, whose translation MECIVNRRAKFSASHRYWLPELSDEENQARFGANSRFPGHGHNYLLYVSIIGELDKYGMVQNLSEVKKVIKQEVTSQLDYSYLNDTWVEFQETLPTTENIAKVIWERLSPHLPLVDIQLYEHSQLWVNYKGNNMEATLTVQTHFSAAHRLALPELSFEENSEIYGKCARPNGHGHNYHLEVSVTGEMDPRTGMIIDLVALQKVIDDYIVEPFDHTFLNKDIPYFAEVVPTAENIAVYIAQLLQEPISKLGAELDKVKLIESPNNSCEIFCRKLSLTNEKKSESTLQPALV comes from the coding sequence ATGGAATGTATCGTTAATCGTAGGGCGAAATTCAGTGCCAGTCACCGTTATTGGTTGCCAGAATTATCCGATGAGGAAAATCAAGCCCGTTTTGGGGCAAATAGTCGTTTTCCAGGTCATGGACATAATTACCTCCTATATGTGTCTATTATCGGAGAATTAGATAAATATGGCATGGTACAAAATCTTTCTGAAGTGAAAAAAGTTATCAAACAGGAAGTTACTAGCCAATTAGATTACAGTTATCTCAATGATACATGGGTAGAATTTCAAGAAACTTTACCTACCACTGAAAATATTGCTAAGGTAATATGGGAACGTTTATCTCCTCATTTACCGTTAGTAGATATACAACTATACGAACATTCTCAACTTTGGGTTAATTATAAAGGAAATAATATGGAAGCTACTTTAACGGTTCAAACTCATTTTAGCGCAGCACATCGTCTTGCTTTACCGGAGTTAAGTTTTGAAGAAAATAGCGAAATTTATGGTAAATGCGCCCGTCCCAATGGTCACGGACACAATTATCATTTAGAAGTATCGGTAACGGGTGAAATGGATCCTCGTACAGGTATGATTATTGATTTAGTTGCTTTACAAAAAGTAATTGATGATTATATAGTTGAACCCTTTGATCATACTTTTCTCAATAAAGATATTCCTTATTTTGCAGAAGTTGTGCCGACAGCAGAAAATATAGCAGTTTATATTGCTCAATTATTACAAGAGCCTATCAGTAAATTAGGTGCTGAACTTGATAAAGTTAAGTTAATTGAAAGTCCTAATAACTCTTGTGAAATTTTTTGTCGTAAATTAAGTTTAACTAACGAAAAGAAAAGTGAATCTACTCTACAGCCTGCTTTAGTATAA
- a CDS encoding IS1 family transposase (programmed frameshift) has product MKCPECNSMHINKNGMKRGKQNHLCVDCGRQFINPQPSNSRGYSDQIRSECLKMYVNGMGFRAIERVKGVHHTTVINWVKDVAKLLPNSYQAETRPKVGELDELQTFVGSKKTMWLWTGVDHFKPGILEWVVGDRSAETFQPLWERVKQWNCYFYVTDGWKVYPNFIPEGDQIISKTYMTRVEGENTRLRHYLARLQRKTLCYSKSVEMRKYSISLLIHYFKFQDIPIPYRGEVRSCSATKGDRFI; this is encoded by the exons ATCAAATGCCCCGAGTGCAATTCTATGCACATTAACAAAAATGGAATGAAAAGAGGAAAGCAAAATCATCTTTGTGTTGATTGTGGTAGACAGTTTATTAATCCACAACCATCTAATTCCAGAGGTTATAGTGATCAGATTAGAAGTGAGTGCTTAAAAATGTATGTCAATGGTATGGGCTTTCGAGCAATTGAAAGAGTAAAAGGAGTTCATCATACTACCGTGATTAATTGGGTGAAAGATGTGGCAAAGCTTTTGCCCAATAGTTATCAAGCCGAAACCAGACCTAAAGTCGGTGAATTAGATGAATTACAAACATTTGTGGGTTCAAAAAAAACA ATGTGGTTATGGACTGGAGTAGATCACTTTAAACCAGGCATTTTAGAATGGGTTGTGGGGGATAGAAGTGCAGAAACATTTCAACCGTTGTGGGAAAGAGTAAAACAATGGAATTGTTATTTTTATGTAACTGATGGTTGGAAGGTATATCCTAATTTTATCCCAGAGGGGGACCAAATCATCAGTAAAACTTATATGACAAGGGTTGAAGGAGAAAATACGAGATTGAGGCACTATCTAGCCAGATTACAGAGAAAAACCCTTTGCTATTCCAAGTCTGTCGAAATGCGGAAATATTCAATTTCACTTTTGATTCATTATTTTAAATTCCAAGATATTCCCATACCTTATAGAGGTGAGGTGCGATCGTGCAGTGCCACCAAAGGCGATCGCTTTATCTAA
- the pheT gene encoding phenylalanine--tRNA ligase subunit beta, with amino-acid sequence MRISFNWLKELVDITITPEELAKILTVAGFEVEDIEDRRKWADGVVVGRVLECDRHPNADKLSVCKVDIGDETPSQIVCGAPNVRKDILVPVATLGSYLPKIDLKLKPTKLRGVESKGMICSLAELGLAKESEGIKILEDDYQVGEDIRPILGLDDVILDITATANRADALSMVGVAREVAALTGGNLHLPSIEAELSLTTSPITKGGLRGVSIEETSASSAYIGTIIENVKIVPSPFWLQWRLESAGVRPINNVVDITNYILLEWGQPLHAFDRTKLYNLTNSEELTIGVRFANENETLTTLDGQKRTLNPQNLLITANNHPVALAGVMGGEDSEVDDDTQHILLEAALFEPVPIRRSAKSQGIRTEASTRYERGVNQVELEKALNRAVSLILELAGGEVVAQAMADNRPDTLTNTIELRLDRVHQVLGKVISKPLVTAPLKEGEILMDISPDDVVRILEDLGCKLEVKTEFPLTWLVTVPSYRYRDLEREIDLIEEVARLYGYDHFTDTLPAQSQVGYLSSQVQIQRQIRANLRGLGLTELVQYSLVSPEKAQIKIANPLFNEYSALRSNLIDGLINAFEYNQAQGNGYLKGFEIGRVFWSEDGNMREGDALGGILGGDLYTDGIWTKSGKPQPMTWYEAKGILESLFNNLKAPITYQADNEDDRLHPSRTASLWLNKTKIGIFGQLHPQLRQAKDFPDSVYVFEIQLEPLIAYLDQKYLKTPTFKPYSTYPAVDRDLAFFADVNLTVADITNTIRKAGGKILVDVKLFDEYKGANVEEGKRSLAFSLVYRSIDGTLKDTDVDPIHNKIRESLIKQFAVELRS; translated from the coding sequence ATGCGTATTTCATTTAATTGGTTAAAAGAATTAGTTGACATCACCATCACCCCCGAAGAATTGGCAAAAATCTTGACAGTTGCCGGTTTTGAAGTAGAAGACATAGAAGACAGAAGAAAATGGGCGGATGGTGTCGTAGTTGGTAGGGTGTTAGAATGCGATCGACATCCCAACGCTGATAAACTAAGTGTATGTAAAGTGGATATTGGAGACGAAACGCCTTCTCAAATCGTTTGCGGTGCGCCCAACGTGAGAAAAGATATACTTGTACCGGTTGCCACCCTTGGAAGTTACCTACCAAAAATTGACTTAAAACTCAAACCCACCAAATTAAGAGGGGTAGAAAGTAAGGGCATGATATGCTCATTAGCAGAATTAGGCTTGGCAAAAGAAAGCGAAGGCATCAAAATCTTAGAAGACGACTATCAAGTAGGGGAAGATATACGCCCAATTTTAGGCTTAGATGACGTAATTTTAGACATCACCGCTACCGCTAACCGTGCCGATGCTTTAAGTATGGTAGGAGTTGCCAGAGAAGTCGCCGCTTTAACTGGTGGAAACTTACACCTTCCCTCGATTGAAGCAGAATTAAGTCTTACTACTTCCCCCATTACTAAGGGGGGATTAAGAGGGGTTTCGATCGAAGAAACTTCTGCCAGTAGCGCTTATATTGGTACAATAATTGAAAATGTTAAAATTGTCCCTTCTCCTTTCTGGTTGCAATGGCGTTTAGAATCCGCAGGAGTTCGCCCTATTAACAACGTTGTCGATATAACTAACTATATCCTCTTAGAATGGGGGCAACCTTTACACGCTTTCGATCGAACTAAGTTATATAATCTTACCAACAGTGAAGAATTGACTATTGGAGTGAGATTTGCTAACGAAAACGAAACCTTAACCACCCTAGACGGGCAAAAACGCACCCTTAACCCTCAAAATTTACTTATCACAGCCAATAATCATCCCGTTGCCTTAGCAGGTGTTATGGGAGGAGAAGATAGCGAAGTTGATGACGATACTCAACATATTTTACTCGAAGCTGCCTTATTTGAGCCTGTGCCGATTCGTCGAAGTGCTAAAAGTCAAGGTATTCGCACGGAAGCCTCCACTCGTTACGAAAGGGGTGTTAACCAAGTTGAGTTAGAAAAAGCCTTGAATCGTGCTGTTTCTCTTATCCTTGAGTTGGCAGGAGGGGAAGTTGTCGCCCAAGCTATGGCAGATAATCGCCCTGATACTCTTACTAATACTATAGAATTGAGGCTCGATCGAGTTCATCAAGTTTTAGGGAAGGTAATCTCTAAACCTCTCGTAACCGCCCCCTTAAAAGAGGGAGAAATTTTGATGGATATATCTCCTGATGATGTTGTCAGAATTTTGGAAGATTTGGGCTGTAAGTTGGAAGTTAAGACGGAATTTCCTCTTACATGGCTTGTCACTGTGCCTTCTTATCGTTATCGTGATTTAGAGAGGGAAATCGATTTAATCGAAGAAGTGGCACGGTTATACGGTTATGATCATTTTACTGATACTTTACCCGCTCAATCTCAAGTCGGTTATTTATCTTCGCAAGTCCAAATTCAACGGCAAATTAGGGCAAATTTACGAGGCTTAGGCTTAACGGAATTAGTGCAATACTCCTTAGTTTCTCCTGAAAAAGCCCAAATAAAAATCGCTAATCCCCTTTTTAACGAATATTCCGCCCTCCGCAGTAATTTAATTGACGGTTTAATTAATGCTTTTGAATATAACCAAGCTCAAGGAAATGGTTATTTAAAGGGTTTTGAAATTGGACGAGTTTTTTGGTCTGAAGATGGAAATATGAGAGAAGGTGATGCTTTAGGCGGTATTTTAGGGGGTGATTTATATACCGATGGTATCTGGACAAAAAGTGGTAAACCTCAACCCATGACATGGTATGAAGCTAAAGGTATTTTAGAGAGTTTATTTAACAATTTAAAAGCTCCTATTACCTATCAAGCCGATAATGAAGACGATCGATTACATCCGAGTCGTACTGCTAGTTTATGGTTAAATAAGACTAAAATTGGCATTTTTGGACAACTTCACCCCCAACTGCGTCAAGCCAAAGACTTCCCTGATAGTGTTTATGTGTTTGAAATCCAATTAGAGCCATTAATCGCCTATTTAGACCAAAAATATTTAAAAACTCCTACTTTTAAACCTTATTCTACTTATCCTGCCGTCGATCGTGATTTAGCTTTCTTTGCTGACGTTAACCTCACCGTTGCAGATATTACTAACACTATCCGTAAAGCTGGAGGTAAAATCCTTGTGGATGTCAAGTTATTTGATGAATATAAGGGTGCAAACGTAGAAGAAGGGAAGCGTAGTTTAGCCTTTAGTTTGGTATATAGATCGATCGATGGTACCCTAAAAGATACTGATGTTGATCCGATTCATAACAAAATTCGGGAATCTTTAATTAAACAATTTGCAGTAGAATTACGCAGTTAA
- a CDS encoding CHAT domain-containing protein, giving the protein MGKKLIVFKIGEGCFEKGFSVTIRLTEDDSKDLLVETEGRLPPSPSVYQSYINWQSSYRSLAISLRLGAASAQVTNVAVTECQEYINILKLDLNQWLENTEVQSLLFALFPHLHQEDLIRFVIQTADVRLWQLPWHLWSVWHLYPQTEIALSKPNCQKPNRSNDLNNPQKVRILAILGDRRGIDVERDRRVLNDLPNAEVVFLDQPNLAELTPLWEQSWQILFFAGHSSSHNNSEGGLLQINPYETIDIQRLKNTLAKAIHNGLELAIFNSCDGLGLGFNLSDLQLPQTIIMREAVPDEVAQEFLKFFLQAYAGGETLYQAVKDTKAKIQDLYHLEQQAPGSSWLPVICQNLAVDPPLWSDLARKKKKSVNNSRNHLFSKIFNPKIVLISGLALIVVVGLIMTGLTLLQKSFPTVTKPIRNPLKGNCECPYDLDTTGKQCGEKSAYSRPGGSQPVCFVGDKIN; this is encoded by the coding sequence ATGGGGAAGAAACTAATTGTTTTTAAGATAGGAGAAGGTTGTTTTGAAAAAGGTTTTTCTGTTACTATCCGCCTAACTGAAGATGACTCCAAAGATTTGTTAGTCGAAACCGAAGGTAGATTGCCTCCTTCCCCAAGTGTTTATCAAAGTTATATTAATTGGCAATCTAGTTATCGCAGTTTAGCCATTTCTTTACGTTTAGGTGCGGCTTCTGCTCAAGTTACTAATGTAGCAGTTACTGAATGTCAAGAATATATTAATATCCTCAAATTAGATCTGAATCAATGGTTAGAAAATACTGAGGTACAATCTTTATTGTTTGCTCTTTTTCCTCACCTACACCAAGAAGATTTAATTCGTTTTGTTATTCAAACTGCTGATGTGCGTTTATGGCAATTGCCTTGGCATTTATGGTCAGTGTGGCATCTTTATCCACAAACAGAGATAGCTTTAAGTAAACCTAATTGTCAAAAGCCAAATCGCTCGAATGATCTTAATAATCCTCAAAAAGTCAGAATTTTAGCTATTTTAGGCGATCGACGGGGAATAGATGTAGAAAGAGATAGACGTGTTTTAAACGATTTGCCTAATGCCGAAGTTGTATTTTTAGATCAACCAAATTTAGCAGAATTAACTCCATTATGGGAACAATCATGGCAAATTTTATTTTTTGCAGGTCATAGTTCTAGTCACAATAATAGTGAAGGTGGTTTATTACAGATTAATCCCTACGAAACGATCGATATTCAAAGATTAAAAAATACCCTTGCTAAAGCCATTCATAACGGCTTAGAATTAGCCATCTTCAACTCTTGTGATGGTTTAGGATTAGGTTTTAATCTATCAGACTTACAGTTACCTCAAACTATTATCATGCGCGAAGCCGTACCTGATGAAGTTGCTCAAGAATTTTTGAAATTTTTTCTTCAAGCCTACGCAGGAGGAGAAACACTATATCAAGCTGTCAAAGATACTAAAGCAAAAATTCAGGACTTATATCACCTTGAACAACAAGCCCCCGGATCGTCATGGTTGCCTGTTATTTGTCAAAATTTAGCCGTAGATCCACCTCTTTGGTCAGATTTGGCGAGAAAGAAAAAAAAATCAGTTAATAACTCAAGAAATCATCTTTTCAGTAAAATTTTTAACCCAAAAATAGTATTAATTAGTGGTTTAGCTTTAATTGTGGTTGTGGGATTAATAATGACAGGATTAACTCTGTTGCAAAAATCTTTTCCCACTGTGACAAAACCAATTCGTAACCCTCTCAAGGGAAATTGTGAATGTCCTTATGATCTTGATACTACGGGAAAACAATGTGGAGAAAAATCTGCTTATAGCAGGCCAGGTGGTAGTCAACCTGTTTGTTTTGTTGGGGATAAAATCAATTAA
- the hemC gene encoding hydroxymethylbilane synthase, translating into MTATIDNERTIVIGTRKSQLALVQTYWVKKELETYFPSVEFEVEKMSTQGDKILDVALAKIGDKGLFTKELELGMINNEVDFAVHSLKDLPTNLPEGLMLGCVTERVNPADALVVNEKHKDKQLETLPEGSVIGTSSLRRLAQLRHHFPHLTFKDVRGNVNTRLGKLDAGEYDGIILAVAGLERLSMGDRIHQVIPPDISLHAVGQGALGIECRIGDDSVLEIIKSIEHADSRDCTMAERSFLRVLEGGCQVPIGVNSSIDGNNLTLTGMVASLDGKQLLKDSVTGDRSNPDEIGSQLAEKLKQQGAGEILAAIIAETR; encoded by the coding sequence ATGACTGCAACTATTGATAATGAGCGTACTATAGTCATTGGAACTCGTAAAAGTCAACTAGCGTTAGTACAAACTTATTGGGTAAAAAAAGAATTAGAAACTTATTTTCCTAGTGTGGAATTTGAAGTGGAAAAAATGAGTACTCAGGGAGATAAAATTCTTGATGTAGCGTTGGCGAAAATTGGAGATAAAGGATTATTTACCAAAGAATTGGAATTAGGAATGATTAATAATGAGGTGGACTTTGCTGTACATTCCTTGAAGGATTTACCGACAAATCTCCCTGAAGGTTTAATGTTGGGTTGTGTAACCGAAAGAGTTAACCCTGCCGATGCCTTGGTGGTAAATGAAAAACATAAAGATAAACAGTTAGAAACTCTCCCTGAAGGTTCAGTAATTGGGACATCTTCTCTTCGTCGTTTAGCTCAATTACGTCATCACTTTCCCCACTTAACTTTTAAAGATGTGCGAGGAAATGTTAACACTCGTCTTGGTAAATTGGATGCTGGAGAATATGACGGTATCATTCTTGCGGTAGCAGGTTTAGAAAGATTGAGTATGGGCGATCGAATTCATCAAGTAATACCGCCCGATATTTCCCTTCATGCAGTAGGGCAAGGTGCTTTGGGGATTGAGTGTCGTATTGGAGACGATTCTGTCTTAGAAATCATTAAATCCATCGAACACGCTGATAGTCGTGATTGTACTATGGCAGAAAGATCTTTTTTAAGAGTATTAGAGGGTGGTTGCCAAGTGCCTATCGGAGTCAATAGCAGTATTGATGGCAACAATTTAACCTTGACGGGAATGGTAGCTAGTTTAGATGGAAAACAGTTACTTAAAGATAGTGTAACAGGCGATCGAAGCAACCCTGATGAAATTGGCTCACAATTGGCTGAAAAATTAAAACAACAAGGTGCAGGGGAGATTTTAGCGGCAATTATCGCTGAAACCCGATAA
- the coaE gene encoding dephospho-CoA kinase (Dephospho-CoA kinase (CoaE) performs the final step in coenzyme A biosynthesis.), producing the protein MDQKQQVIIGLTGGIATGKSTVSNYLQEKYLIPILDADLIAKNAVVINSPIFNDIVDRYGKNILLNNGSLNREKLGNIIFNNKTEKLWLENKIHPFVKEYLKNKIKDLSNPIIVLSIPLLFEAKMTNLVNNIWVVTCDFYTQIDRLKNRNNLTEEEAISRINSQMSLKEKVKKADIVINNNENLQDLYKQIDLIMLRD; encoded by the coding sequence ATGGATCAAAAACAACAAGTAATTATCGGTTTAACGGGGGGCATTGCCACAGGAAAATCAACGGTGTCGAATTATTTACAAGAAAAGTATTTGATTCCTATTTTAGATGCAGACTTAATTGCAAAAAATGCTGTAGTGATTAATTCTCCTATTTTTAACGATATTGTCGATCGTTACGGAAAAAACATCTTATTAAATAATGGTAGTTTAAACAGGGAAAAATTAGGAAATATTATTTTTAATAATAAAACGGAAAAACTTTGGTTAGAGAATAAAATACATCCCTTTGTTAAAGAATATTTAAAAAATAAAATAAAAGATTTATCTAATCCTATTATTGTGTTATCTATTCCTCTACTTTTTGAGGCAAAAATGACTAATTTAGTTAATAATATTTGGGTTGTTACTTGTGATTTTTATACTCAAATCGATCGATTAAAAAACAGGAATAATTTAACAGAAGAAGAGGCAATTTCTCGTATAAATAGCCAAATGTCTTTAAAAGAAAAAGTAAAAAAAGCTGATATAGTTATTAATAATAATGAAAATTTACAGGACTTATATAAACAAATAGATTTGATTATGTTAAGAGATTAA
- a CDS encoding photosystem II reaction center protein K, which yields MEAMMLFAQLPEAYELFKPLVDVLPVIPLFFLLLAFVWQAAVGFR from the coding sequence ATGGAAGCAATGATGCTATTCGCTCAATTACCAGAGGCTTACGAACTTTTCAAGCCTTTAGTTGATGTATTACCAGTTATTCCTTTATTTTTCTTACTTTTAGCCTTTGTATGGCAGGCAGCAGTAGGCTTCAGATAA